In a genomic window of Xylophilus rhododendri:
- a CDS encoding GntR family transcriptional regulator has translation MPITRDKSQAQAAYQRIKHNILTGRFNQQTRLRELEVAELLGLGRTPVRESLKRLQDEGLLTQEPRRGLVVTSLDAQAVHELYAMRQVLEGAAAAFAAQHATAAEIANMASILADAEAGGEPVALNLEFHEAIYAAAHNRHLIRSLQSITDSTYLLGQSTLASPERAQVANAEHAAILDAFRRRDAEAARAAAESHIQQALSARLRLLRQRQKEAAEPRS, from the coding sequence ATGCCGATCACCCGAGACAAATCGCAGGCGCAGGCCGCCTACCAGCGCATCAAGCACAACATCCTCACCGGCCGCTTCAACCAGCAGACCCGGCTGCGCGAGCTGGAAGTGGCCGAGCTGCTGGGCCTGGGCCGCACGCCGGTGCGCGAGTCCTTGAAGCGCCTGCAGGATGAAGGCCTGCTGACCCAGGAGCCCCGGCGTGGCCTGGTCGTCACCTCGCTGGATGCCCAGGCGGTGCACGAGCTGTACGCCATGCGCCAGGTGCTCGAAGGCGCGGCGGCGGCCTTCGCGGCCCAGCACGCCACGGCCGCCGAGATCGCCAACATGGCCTCCATCCTGGCCGACGCCGAGGCGGGCGGCGAGCCGGTGGCGCTCAACCTGGAATTCCACGAGGCGATCTACGCGGCGGCGCACAACCGGCACCTGATCCGATCGCTGCAGTCGATCACCGATTCCACCTACCTGCTCGGCCAGAGCACCCTGGCCTCGCCCGAGCGGGCGCAGGTGGCCAACGCCGAGCACGCCGCCATCCTCGACGCCTTCCGGCGCCGGGATGCCGAGGCCGCCCGCGCGGCAGCCGAATCCCATATCCAGCAGGCGCTCTCGGCGCGCCTGCGCCTGCTGCGCCAGCGGCAGAAAGAGGCCGCAGAGCCCCGGTCCTGA
- a CDS encoding amidohydrolase family protein, which produces MTTTPRPTPENACDCHIHIYDTARFPLSPKALSTPPPARWQDYVTNVQQQIGTSRAVIVQATGYALDNRCTLDALAQSAGAARAIVTIEPETPMAELQRLDSLGVRGVRFMLVPGGGGALEWSQLEPMAAKIADLGWVINLQLDGRDLPQYLDRLRALPCRLSIDHNGKFLVPVAPEDAAFQALLRLVDEGNTWVKLSAPYETSRVGAPGYGDVSVLASALVRANPERCLWASNYPHPGQKVVPSEKALLDLLGVWAPSAVDQQRILVSNPEMLYRL; this is translated from the coding sequence ATGACGACCACCCCCCGACCAACGCCCGAGAACGCCTGCGACTGCCATATCCACATCTACGACACCGCCCGGTTCCCGCTGTCCCCCAAGGCCCTGAGCACCCCGCCGCCCGCCCGCTGGCAGGACTACGTGACGAATGTGCAGCAGCAGATCGGCACCAGCCGCGCCGTGATCGTGCAGGCCACCGGCTACGCGCTGGACAACCGCTGCACGCTGGACGCGCTGGCCCAGTCGGCCGGCGCGGCGCGGGCCATCGTCACCATCGAGCCGGAGACCCCCATGGCCGAACTGCAGCGCCTGGACAGCCTGGGCGTGCGCGGCGTGCGTTTCATGCTGGTGCCGGGCGGCGGCGGCGCGCTGGAGTGGAGCCAGCTCGAACCCATGGCCGCGAAAATCGCCGACCTGGGCTGGGTCATCAACCTGCAGCTGGACGGGCGCGACCTGCCGCAATACCTGGACCGGCTGCGGGCGCTGCCTTGCCGGCTGAGCATCGACCACAACGGGAAGTTTCTGGTGCCGGTGGCGCCGGAGGATGCGGCTTTCCAGGCGCTGCTGCGGCTGGTGGATGAGGGCAATACCTGGGTGAAGCTGTCGGCGCCGTACGAGACGTCGCGGGTGGGGGCGCCGGGGTATGGGGATGTGTCGGTGCTGGCCAGTGCCTTGGTGAGGGCGAATCCGGAGCGGTGTTTGTGGGCTTCCAACTATCCGCATCCGGGGCAGAAGGTGGTGCCTAGTGAAAAGGCGTTGCTGGATTTGTTGGGGGTTTGGGCGCCTTCGGCCGTGGATCAGCAGAGGATCTTGGTAAGTAACCCTGAAATGCTCTATCGTCTCTGA
- a CDS encoding DNA/RNA non-specific endonuclease: MAKRRGQARSLKTGAVTVARRLGLALVMGVVAMLQVPGCGVTPFEAAPGNPAVAKAGGATPGAGAFEQCLQHFPGFVPAVAWPGQQRALCFEGYAVLHSGQSKTPVYSVERLTQASVAAAKGVKRVDHFYPEARLPSADRAQLADYSGSGYDRGHMAPAGDMATDAAKAQSFSLANMVPQAPELNQRDWNQIEQATRKYAARAGDDVFVFTGPAFSQRPSTVGPGKVWVPSHTWKVVYARGERRVWAYWMENSAGKHSPKPISYQEFTQRSGIRLLPDSQG; encoded by the coding sequence ATGGCAAAACGGAGAGGGCAGGCCAGGAGCCTGAAGACAGGGGCCGTCACCGTCGCGCGCCGGCTGGGGCTGGCGCTGGTGATGGGCGTGGTGGCGATGCTGCAGGTGCCGGGCTGCGGCGTGACGCCCTTCGAGGCGGCGCCGGGCAACCCGGCGGTGGCCAAGGCCGGCGGCGCGACGCCGGGCGCCGGCGCCTTCGAGCAGTGCCTGCAGCATTTCCCCGGCTTCGTGCCGGCGGTGGCCTGGCCGGGCCAGCAGCGGGCGTTGTGCTTCGAGGGTTATGCGGTGCTGCATTCGGGCCAGAGCAAGACGCCGGTCTATTCGGTCGAGCGGCTGACGCAGGCGAGTGTCGCGGCCGCCAAGGGCGTGAAGCGGGTCGACCATTTCTATCCGGAGGCGCGGCTGCCCTCGGCCGATCGCGCCCAGCTGGCCGACTACAGCGGCAGCGGCTACGACCGCGGGCACATGGCGCCAGCCGGCGACATGGCGACCGATGCGGCCAAGGCGCAGTCCTTCTCCCTGGCCAATATGGTTCCGCAGGCACCCGAGCTGAACCAGCGCGACTGGAACCAGATCGAGCAGGCCACCCGCAAGTACGCGGCGCGGGCGGGCGACGACGTGTTCGTCTTCACCGGCCCCGCCTTCAGCCAGCGCCCTTCGACCGTCGGCCCCGGCAAGGTCTGGGTGCCCAGCCACACCTGGAAGGTGGTGTACGCCCGGGGCGAGCGCCGCGTCTGGGCCTACTGGATGGAGAACTCGGCCGGCAAACACAGCCCCAAGCCCATCAGCTACCAGGAGTTCACCCAGCGATCCGGCATCCGACTGTTACCCGATTCCCAGGGCTAG
- a CDS encoding TRAP transporter substrate-binding protein, translating into MPKLTSRRSFIHLAAAGGAAAAMPYASRAWAAPAPIVLRCSGSQPADPSSAHFLWIDRFSSNLKQRVGDRIRVDYFPNGQLGKEADVVQQVRLGSIDMMITGTSIWATALPELALLDMGFVFDSWEHVTRAMNGGVGKAFNDMLLQRTGASFIAYASHYNSRSVYTKAPLANVAGLKGLKLRVLPTPIFIETFKLLGAIPTPIPINELYTAVQTGVVEGFEHDAGTVLSSKFNEVVKHCLLTEHLFSPVCTSIGKRAMAKIPPELRAAFQESADEASRYQREMALSKGTEALATLKAQRMNFVEVPAADRKLLRDRMQADLWPSVIKQYPATQPIMDIINKTRA; encoded by the coding sequence ATGCCCAAGCTCACCAGCCGTCGCTCGTTCATCCACCTTGCCGCCGCTGGCGGAGCCGCCGCCGCCATGCCGTACGCCTCGCGCGCCTGGGCCGCACCGGCGCCCATCGTGCTGCGCTGCTCGGGCTCGCAGCCGGCCGACCCCAGCTCCGCCCACTTCCTCTGGATCGACCGTTTCTCCAGCAACCTCAAGCAGCGCGTGGGCGACCGCATCCGGGTCGATTACTTCCCCAACGGCCAGCTCGGCAAGGAAGCCGATGTGGTGCAGCAGGTGCGCCTGGGCTCGATCGACATGATGATCACCGGCACCTCGATCTGGGCCACCGCCCTGCCCGAGCTGGCCCTGCTGGACATGGGTTTCGTCTTCGACAGCTGGGAGCATGTGACCCGCGCCATGAACGGCGGCGTGGGCAAGGCCTTCAACGACATGCTGCTGCAGCGCACGGGGGCCAGCTTCATCGCATACGCCTCGCACTACAACTCGCGCAGCGTCTACACCAAGGCGCCGCTGGCCAACGTGGCGGGCCTGAAGGGCCTGAAACTCCGCGTGCTGCCCACGCCCATCTTCATCGAGACCTTCAAGCTGCTCGGCGCCATCCCCACGCCGATCCCGATCAACGAGCTCTACACGGCGGTGCAGACCGGCGTGGTGGAAGGCTTCGAACACGATGCCGGCACGGTGCTGTCGAGCAAGTTCAACGAGGTGGTCAAGCACTGCCTGCTGACCGAACACCTCTTCAGCCCCGTCTGCACCTCCATCGGCAAACGCGCGATGGCCAAGATTCCGCCGGAGCTGCGCGCCGCCTTCCAGGAGTCGGCCGACGAGGCCTCCAGATACCAGCGCGAAATGGCCCTGAGCAAGGGCACCGAGGCCCTGGCCACCCTCAAGGCCCAGCGCATGAACTTCGTGGAAGTGCCGGCCGCCGACCGCAAGCTGCTGCGCGACCGCATGCAGGCCGACCTGTGGCCCAGCGTCATCAAGCAGTACCCGGCCACCCAGCCGATCATGGACATCATCAACAAGACGCGCGCCTGA
- a CDS encoding tripartite tricarboxylate transporter substrate binding protein, which translates to MFDSILGSRKAARRTLLAAGFCAMALPAAAAEPYPSRPITLIVPFAAGGGTDTIARDLAKTLGEKLGVGVVVDNRGGGGGIIGAQSVAKATADGYTLLFATSTFVTNAVTSATPYKVDQDFTPIAMLGRGPLMVVASKELGVHDVAGLMDAARKRPAGLDFCSAGPGSINHLAGELFKQKTQLNLTHVPYKGSGPATLDLLADRVQLFFATVPTILPYVKEDKVSLLAVTGATRSPLYPQVPTMIESGVKGFDITTWWGVLAPPRMPAALVAQLNQAINQAAAKGAVKDRLSSEGAETYSGSAEDFRKVLGTELSNWRAVVKNANLKLQ; encoded by the coding sequence ATGTTCGATTCCATTCTCGGGAGCCGCAAGGCCGCCCGCCGCACCCTGCTGGCCGCCGGCTTCTGCGCCATGGCCTTGCCGGCCGCCGCGGCCGAGCCCTATCCCTCGCGCCCCATCACCCTGATCGTGCCCTTCGCCGCCGGCGGCGGCACCGACACCATCGCCCGCGACCTGGCCAAGACGCTGGGCGAGAAGCTCGGCGTGGGGGTGGTGGTGGACAACCGCGGCGGTGGCGGCGGCATCATCGGCGCGCAGTCCGTCGCCAAGGCCACGGCGGACGGCTACACGCTGCTCTTCGCCACCTCCACCTTCGTGACCAACGCGGTGACCTCCGCCACGCCCTACAAGGTGGACCAGGACTTCACCCCCATCGCCATGCTGGGCCGCGGCCCGCTGATGGTGGTGGCCAGCAAGGAACTGGGCGTGCACGACGTGGCCGGCCTGATGGACGCCGCCCGCAAGCGGCCGGCCGGCCTGGACTTCTGCTCCGCCGGCCCCGGCAGCATCAACCACCTGGCCGGCGAGCTGTTCAAGCAGAAGACCCAGCTCAACCTGACCCATGTGCCCTACAAGGGCAGCGGCCCCGCCACGCTGGACCTGCTGGCCGACCGGGTGCAGCTCTTCTTCGCCACCGTGCCGACCATCCTGCCCTATGTGAAGGAGGACAAGGTCTCGCTGCTGGCGGTGACCGGCGCCACCCGCTCGCCGCTGTATCCGCAGGTGCCGACCATGATCGAGTCGGGCGTCAAGGGCTTCGACATCACCACCTGGTGGGGCGTGCTGGCGCCGCCCCGCATGCCTGCCGCCCTGGTCGCCCAGCTCAACCAGGCCATCAACCAGGCCGCCGCCAAGGGCGCGGTGAAGGACCGGCTGAGCAGCGAGGGCGCCGAAACCTACAGCGGCAGCGCCGAGGATTTCCGCAAGGTGCTGGGCACCGAGCTGAGCAACTGGCGCGCGGTGGTCAAGAACGCCAACCTCAAGCTGCAGTGA
- a CDS encoding TRAP transporter large permease → MTLQDAVAGTPHVAADTGWLGRACSGIEHICAAVLALNVGVIFVSVILRYFLHSPVDWAEEVARALMVVLVFLGGATVLLKGEHVGIDLFRKLLPQSAQAVARHVGAWVVAGTAAALFYSSVELLQDSVNVTTPIGLPQWLNVLPVCIGSALMIVAAVVQAMRGDRATRWPSLALCVALGLAAWAWNSFSPEGLHARPWMLLTACFFGTLIAGVPIAFVLAASALIYFIAEPSLPMVIYSQQVMAGMDHFVLLAVPFFVLAGLLMEANGMSSRLIELLVRMFGRMRGSMNVISIVATAFFSGVSGSKLADIAAVSGIIVPAVRRTKQDPNETAAVLAASAVMAETIPPCVNLIIMGFVANISIGGLFIAGIVPAVAMAVGLCAMAIIVGRKVDPLLAFPLRKPMIPLLGGALVALVMVTMIGKGVTSGVATSTEVSAFAVVYALVVGGLAFRELTPRGVVRLFVKSASMAASIMFIVAAASSLAFVLTIEQLPVLVSEFMTNLAAHYGKVSFILASVLLMTVFGAILEGAPALIIFGPLLTPIAQQVGVHPLHFGVVMVVAMGLGLFSPPFGLGLFATCSMTGTRIENVMRPMMKYLVLLAVMLLGLIFIPEVSLWLPRVTDML, encoded by the coding sequence ATGACACTCCAGGACGCGGTGGCCGGCACGCCCCACGTCGCCGCCGACACCGGCTGGCTGGGCCGGGCCTGTTCCGGCATCGAACACATCTGCGCCGCCGTGCTGGCGCTGAACGTGGGGGTGATCTTCGTATCGGTCATCCTGCGCTACTTCCTGCACAGCCCGGTGGACTGGGCCGAGGAAGTGGCTCGCGCCCTGATGGTGGTGCTGGTCTTCCTGGGCGGCGCCACGGTGTTGCTGAAGGGCGAGCATGTGGGCATCGACCTGTTCCGCAAGCTGCTGCCGCAGAGCGCGCAGGCCGTGGCCCGCCATGTGGGCGCCTGGGTGGTGGCGGGCACGGCGGCGGCGCTGTTCTATTCCTCGGTCGAGCTGCTGCAGGACTCGGTGAACGTGACCACGCCCATCGGCCTGCCGCAGTGGCTGAACGTGCTGCCGGTGTGCATCGGCAGCGCCTTGATGATCGTGGCGGCTGTCGTGCAGGCGATGCGCGGCGACCGCGCCACGCGCTGGCCGAGCCTGGCCCTGTGCGTGGCGCTGGGCCTGGCCGCCTGGGCCTGGAACAGCTTCAGCCCCGAAGGCCTGCACGCCCGCCCCTGGATGCTGCTCACCGCCTGCTTCTTCGGCACCCTGATCGCCGGCGTGCCCATCGCCTTCGTGCTGGCCGCATCGGCGCTGATCTACTTCATCGCCGAACCCTCGCTGCCCATGGTCATCTACTCGCAGCAGGTGATGGCCGGCATGGACCACTTCGTGCTGCTGGCCGTGCCCTTCTTCGTGCTGGCCGGCCTGCTGATGGAGGCCAACGGCATGTCCTCGCGGCTGATCGAACTGCTGGTGCGGATGTTCGGCCGCATGCGCGGATCGATGAACGTGATCTCCATCGTGGCGACTGCCTTCTTCTCCGGCGTGTCGGGCTCCAAGCTCGCCGACATCGCGGCGGTCAGCGGCATCATCGTGCCGGCCGTGCGGCGCACCAAACAGGATCCCAACGAGACGGCCGCCGTGCTGGCCGCCTCCGCGGTGATGGCCGAGACCATCCCGCCCTGCGTCAACCTGATCATCATGGGTTTCGTCGCCAACATCTCCATCGGCGGGCTGTTCATCGCGGGCATCGTGCCGGCGGTGGCCATGGCCGTGGGGCTGTGCGCCATGGCCATCATCGTGGGCCGCAAGGTCGATCCGCTGCTGGCCTTCCCGCTGAGGAAACCCATGATCCCGCTGCTCGGCGGCGCCCTGGTGGCGCTGGTGATGGTGACCATGATCGGCAAGGGCGTCACCTCCGGCGTGGCCACCTCCACCGAGGTGTCGGCCTTCGCGGTGGTGTATGCGCTGGTGGTGGGCGGCCTGGCCTTTCGGGAACTCACGCCGCGCGGGGTGGTGCGGCTGTTCGTGAAGTCGGCCTCGATGGCCGCCAGCATCATGTTCATCGTGGCGGCGGCTTCCAGCCTGGCCTTCGTGCTCACCATCGAACAGCTGCCGGTGCTGGTCTCGGAGTTCATGACCAACCTGGCCGCCCACTACGGCAAGGTGAGTTTCATCCTGGCCTCGGTGCTGCTGATGACCGTCTTCGGCGCCATCCTGGAAGGCGCACCGGCGCTCATCATCTTCGGCCCGCTGCTCACGCCCATCGCCCAGCAGGTGGGTGTGCATCCGCTGCATTTCGGCGTGGTGATGGTGGTGGCCATGGGCCTGGGGCTGTTCAGCCCGCCCTTCGGCCTGGGCCTGTTCGCCACCTGCTCCATGACCGGCACCAGGATCGAGAACGTGATGCGCCCGATGATGAAATACCTCGTGCTGCTGGCGGTGATGCTGCTGGGCCTGATCTTCATCCCCGAAGTCAGCCTGTGGCTGCCGCGTGTGACCGACATGCTCTGA
- a CDS encoding LacI family DNA-binding transcriptional regulator — protein sequence MVTIQDVADLAGVSISSVSNVMNGRTEKLSKETFARVRQAIEKLNYRPNQAARQLKTGTASMLGLLVPSTANPMFGEMALHIESAAHKDLGFRLLLSNTYRDQARESRMFDDLHALGVRGVIVVSSQTDEQHMTRAIQNGMAIVSYDRRGAGGEGGEGEEARSRIDHVSPNNVRGAEIAVEYLIERGHRHIALATPDIRTISRAQKHQGVLQAAAASGQKVEVSVLMGRDEEGYGDSQLAALGFAIAGDLVKMASRPTAVVAINDMLAFGLMSGLASHGLEVPRDVSVVGMDNTVMAGYSVPALTCVAMPLPEMAAAMVGRVAERLSTPELPPRKCCSPPGWCCASRSRHLFNRSHPWQAFS from the coding sequence ATGGTGACCATCCAGGACGTGGCCGACCTCGCCGGCGTATCCATCAGCTCGGTCTCGAACGTGATGAACGGCCGAACCGAGAAGCTGAGCAAGGAGACCTTCGCGCGGGTGCGCCAGGCCATCGAGAAGCTGAACTACCGCCCCAACCAGGCCGCCCGCCAGCTCAAGACCGGCACCGCCTCCATGCTGGGCCTGCTGGTGCCGTCCACCGCCAACCCCATGTTCGGCGAGATGGCGCTGCACATCGAAAGCGCCGCCCACAAGGACCTGGGTTTTCGCCTGCTGCTGTCCAACACCTACCGCGACCAGGCCCGCGAATCGCGCATGTTCGACGACCTGCATGCGCTGGGCGTGCGGGGCGTGATCGTGGTCTCTTCGCAGACCGACGAACAGCACATGACCCGCGCCATCCAGAACGGCATGGCCATCGTCAGCTACGACCGGCGCGGCGCGGGCGGGGAGGGCGGCGAAGGCGAGGAGGCCCGCTCGCGCATCGACCATGTCTCGCCCAACAACGTGCGCGGCGCCGAGATCGCCGTCGAATACCTGATAGAGCGCGGCCACCGCCACATCGCCCTGGCCACGCCCGACATCCGCACCATCAGCCGTGCGCAGAAACACCAGGGCGTGCTGCAGGCCGCCGCCGCATCGGGCCAGAAGGTGGAAGTCAGCGTGCTCATGGGCCGCGACGAGGAAGGCTACGGCGACTCGCAGCTGGCCGCACTCGGCTTCGCCATCGCCGGCGACCTGGTGAAGATGGCCAGCCGCCCCACGGCCGTCGTCGCCATCAACGACATGCTGGCCTTCGGCCTGATGTCCGGCCTGGCCAGCCATGGCCTGGAGGTGCCGCGCGACGTATCCGTCGTCGGCATGGACAACACCGTGATGGCCGGCTATTCCGTGCCCGCCCTGACCTGCGTGGCCATGCCCCTGCCCGAGATGGCCGCCGCCATGGTCGGCCGCGTGGCCGAACGCCTGAGCACCCCCGAGCTTCCCCCAAGGAAATGCTGTTCACCCCCCGGCTGGTGCTGCGCCAGTCGGTCGCGTCACCTCTTCAATAGATCGCATCCATGGCAAGCGTTTTCCTGA
- a CDS encoding isocitrate/isopropylmalate dehydrogenase family protein, whose protein sequence is MKIVVLPGDGIGPETMAVAVDVLETVSARFGLGITLDHDVAGHASMEQYGATVRPELLDKVKAADALMLGPASAYEYPNQINASKHFRKGLDLYANIRPARTYAGMDHRFGEFDLVVVRENTEGFYADRNMESGGSEILVTRDVAISMRRITRVCCERIARSAFELAMTRRKHVTIVHKASVLKICDGMFVDVCREVAKDYPEVVVDDVIVDAMMALVVRHPQRYDVIVTTNMFGDILSDLTSELSGSIGLGGSLNAGADAAMGQAAHGSAPDIAGQDIANPFSQVLSAAQLLGWYGQKQNDARFLQASKAIDEAVAAGIAAGEATRDVSGRLGTKATGAALVKRLQQA, encoded by the coding sequence ATGAAAATCGTAGTTCTGCCCGGTGACGGCATCGGCCCGGAAACCATGGCCGTGGCCGTCGATGTGCTGGAGACCGTGTCCGCCCGTTTCGGCCTGGGCATCACCCTCGACCACGACGTGGCCGGCCACGCCAGCATGGAGCAATACGGCGCCACCGTGCGCCCCGAACTGCTGGACAAGGTCAAGGCCGCCGACGCCCTCATGCTCGGCCCGGCCTCGGCCTACGAGTACCCGAACCAGATCAACGCGTCGAAGCATTTCCGCAAGGGCCTGGACCTCTACGCCAACATCCGCCCGGCCCGCACGTATGCCGGCATGGACCACCGTTTCGGCGAGTTCGACCTGGTGGTGGTGCGCGAGAACACCGAGGGCTTCTACGCCGACCGCAACATGGAGTCCGGCGGCAGCGAGATCCTGGTGACCAGGGACGTGGCCATCTCCATGCGCCGTATCACCCGGGTCTGCTGCGAACGGATTGCCCGCTCGGCTTTTGAGCTGGCGATGACCCGCCGCAAGCACGTCACCATCGTGCACAAGGCCAGCGTGCTGAAGATCTGCGACGGCATGTTCGTCGATGTCTGCCGCGAGGTGGCCAAGGACTATCCGGAAGTGGTGGTGGACGACGTCATCGTCGACGCGATGATGGCCCTGGTGGTGCGCCACCCGCAGCGCTACGACGTGATCGTCACCACCAATATGTTCGGCGACATCCTGTCGGACCTCACCTCGGAGCTCTCGGGCAGCATCGGCCTGGGCGGCTCGCTCAACGCCGGTGCCGATGCCGCCATGGGCCAGGCCGCCCACGGCTCGGCGCCGGACATCGCCGGGCAGGACATCGCCAATCCCTTCTCGCAGGTGCTCTCCGCCGCGCAGCTGCTCGGCTGGTATGGGCAGAAGCAGAACGACGCGCGCTTTCTGCAGGCATCCAAGGCCATCGACGAGGCCGTGGCCGCAGGCATCGCCGCGGGCGAGGCCACCCGGGACGTCAGCGGCAGGCTGGGCACCAAGGCCACCGGCGCGGCGCTGGTCAAGCGCCTGCAGCAGGCCTGA
- a CDS encoding NAD(P)-dependent oxidoreductase, translating into MASVFLTHTAQERHNYYGDAPLAALRTHALVVLNDSDRPPSAAELIAKARDCDIIVSARSVAAPAEVFDALPKLRAFCRVAVDIRNIDVEAASRKGVLVTRATPGFDASVSEWIVGTMIDLSRGIGRMSAQYQAGLTPEVRMGAQLKGATLGIIGYGFIGQYLATIAQALGLQVLVADPFVTLQQTPSLRSATLDSLLKTADYVACLAAALPETHHLIDAAALAKMRPSAFLINASRAELIDEAALLAALDAGRIAGAALDVGSAADQMPPLSLAAHPRVIASPHIGGLTPAATQHQAMDTVRQVAAIVAGQLPQHCVNADRIGRLATSA; encoded by the coding sequence ATGGCAAGCGTTTTCCTGACCCACACGGCGCAAGAGCGGCACAACTACTACGGCGATGCCCCGCTGGCCGCCCTGCGCACACACGCCCTGGTCGTGCTGAACGACAGCGACCGGCCGCCCTCGGCCGCCGAGCTGATAGCGAAGGCGAGGGACTGCGACATCATCGTCTCGGCCCGCAGCGTGGCAGCTCCCGCCGAGGTCTTCGATGCACTGCCGAAGCTGCGCGCCTTCTGCCGCGTGGCCGTGGACATCCGCAACATCGACGTGGAAGCCGCCAGCCGCAAGGGCGTGCTGGTGACCCGCGCCACGCCAGGCTTCGATGCATCGGTATCGGAGTGGATCGTGGGCACCATGATCGACCTGTCGCGCGGCATCGGCCGCATGAGCGCCCAGTACCAGGCCGGCCTGACGCCCGAGGTGCGCATGGGCGCGCAGCTGAAAGGCGCGACGCTGGGCATCATCGGCTACGGCTTCATCGGCCAGTACCTGGCCACGATCGCCCAGGCCCTGGGCCTGCAGGTGCTGGTGGCCGACCCCTTCGTGACGCTGCAGCAAACCCCAAGCCTGCGCAGCGCCACCCTGGACAGCCTGCTGAAGACCGCCGACTACGTCGCCTGCCTGGCCGCCGCCCTGCCGGAAACCCATCACCTCATCGACGCCGCCGCCCTGGCGAAGATGAGACCCAGCGCCTTCCTCATCAATGCCTCCCGCGCCGAACTGATAGACGAAGCCGCCCTGCTGGCCGCCCTGGACGCCGGCCGCATCGCCGGCGCCGCGCTGGACGTGGGCTCCGCCGCCGACCAGATGCCGCCGCTGTCGCTGGCCGCGCACCCGCGGGTGATCGCCAGCCCGCACATCGGCGGCCTGACCCCCGCCGCCACCCAGCACCAGGCCATGGACACGGTGCGCCAGGTGGCCGCCATCGTGGCCGGCCAGCTGCCGCAACACTGCGTGAACGCCGACCGGATCGGCCGGCTGGCCACATCCGCCTGA
- a CDS encoding D-alanyl-D-alanine carboxypeptidase family protein, which translates to MPNKISTLSSTFLIAATCLTVGVGAQAASHAAKPAAAKAAKSAKAPRAAAAAAAAASGVPLLAGQTSAPGGAPSLPAKAWLLMDFDSGEVLASANPDEALPPASLTKMMTSFLVEQALRSGKLKQTDLVSVSQNAWCRGSSTESCMYLPLNGQATVIDLLRGIIIQSGNDASKAIAEHMAGSEENFAKLMNAEAQRLGMTHTHFVNPTGLPDPEHKSSARDLAILARAIIRDSSDFYPLYAEREFKYNGIKQGNRNALLYTDSTVDGLKTGHTQEAGYCLVTSSKRNGTRLITVMLNTSSAQARADATRTLLGWGFNNFEKVTPVQPNAVVASPAVRFGTVDTVAAGLQSPWSLMVPRGQQVQTTTEVLPNLEAPVAKGAVIGKVVAKVNGQPVGEAPLVAQAEVLRAGFLMRTWQRLTGK; encoded by the coding sequence ATGCCCAACAAGATCTCCACCCTTTCCTCCACCTTCCTGATCGCCGCGACCTGCCTGACGGTCGGTGTCGGCGCGCAGGCGGCGTCCCACGCCGCCAAGCCCGCGGCCGCCAAGGCCGCCAAATCGGCCAAGGCGCCCCGGGCCGCAGCCGCTGCCGCAGCCGCCGCCTCCGGCGTGCCCCTGCTGGCCGGCCAGACCAGCGCCCCCGGCGGCGCGCCCTCCCTGCCGGCCAAGGCCTGGCTGCTGATGGACTTCGACTCCGGCGAGGTGCTCGCCTCGGCCAACCCCGACGAAGCCCTGCCGCCCGCCTCCCTCACCAAGATGATGACCAGCTTCCTGGTCGAGCAGGCCCTGCGCTCGGGCAAGCTCAAGCAGACCGACCTGGTGTCGGTCAGCCAGAACGCCTGGTGCCGCGGCTCCAGCACCGAGTCCTGCATGTACCTGCCGCTCAACGGCCAGGCCACTGTCATCGACCTGCTGCGCGGCATCATCATCCAGTCGGGCAACGATGCCTCCAAGGCCATCGCCGAGCACATGGCCGGCTCGGAAGAAAACTTCGCCAAGCTGATGAACGCCGAGGCCCAGCGCCTGGGCATGACCCACACGCATTTCGTCAACCCGACCGGCCTGCCGGATCCGGAGCACAAGTCCTCGGCGCGCGACCTGGCGATCCTGGCCCGCGCCATCATCCGCGACAGCTCGGACTTCTATCCGCTCTACGCCGAGCGCGAGTTCAAGTACAACGGCATCAAGCAGGGCAACCGCAACGCGCTGCTCTACACCGACTCCACGGTCGACGGCCTGAAGACCGGCCACACGCAGGAGGCCGGCTATTGCCTGGTCACCTCGTCCAAGCGCAACGGCACGCGGCTGATCACGGTGATGCTCAACACCTCCAGCGCCCAGGCGCGCGCCGATGCCACCCGCACCCTGCTGGGCTGGGGCTTCAACAATTTCGAGAAGGTCACGCCGGTGCAGCCCAATGCGGTGGTGGCCTCGCCGGCCGTGCGCTTCGGCACGGTGGATACCGTCGCCGCCGGCCTGCAGTCGCCCTGGTCGCTGATGGTGCCGCGCGGCCAGCAGGTGCAGACCACCACCGAAGTGCTGCCCAACCTGGAGGCGCCGGTGGCCAAGGGCGCGGTGATCGGCAAGGTGGTGGCCAAGGTCAACGGCCAGCCGGTGGGCGAGGCGCCGCTGGTGGCGCAGGCCGAGGTGCTGCGGGCCGGTTTCCTGATGCGCACCTGGCAGCGCCTGACCGGCAAATAA